AAAACGAAGGCAAAAGCATGTTGGACTATTTTTTAACTGgctaaataaatccataaataaataaacgaagtTGTAAAGTTAGCCAGTAATAACAGCATATGGAGGAAATAATAAGGACTAAAGAACAGTAcaggtaactaactaactaactaactaactaactaactaaataaataaataaataaataaataaataaataaataaataaataaataaatagataaataaataaatggttgttgatgttgttatgaataaataaataaataaataaataaataaataaataaataaataaatggttccAATCCAATCCTGGTTAGGGGAATAACAAACATCAGTGATCATTTTTTTACTTACTATTTCTTTTCTTTGCTAATTCTTTAGAAAAAACAATAAGATAAAATCACACCGAGACCAGTGCGagtccagttattatttttaaataaatacatgcataggTCTACACACACAAGTTGCCTGACTAAGAGGCACagcaacaagaacaacaacaaaaacttaaCCTTTCCATTGTGatgcaaataaatgaatggtgaatgaatgaaaacataaatGCATAACATGCATGCATAATTATACAAACATGttgtaaaataaatcaacaacaaaaacaactaataaatacacacatgaatgaatgaatgaatgaatttatgcacaattaaacaaacatgttgtaaaataaataaaaaacaacaaaaaataaatacacacatggatGAATGAACCaaatgaatgcataattatacaaacatgttgtaaaataaataaaaaacaacaacaacaacaacaaaaaaaattcacacaTGAATGAAAGATTGCATAATTATACAAAcatgttgtaaaataaataaacaacaaaaaacaaataaatacaaacatgaatgaatgaatgaatgaatgaatgaatgaatgaatgaacgaatgaatgaattaatgaatgaatgaatgaacgaatgaatgaatgaatttgttccAAAAATTTAAAGATCACGTCTACTGGTTGTCACCTTCACCTTTTCATTAGAGTCTGTCGCCACCTATCACCTGGTCCCGTGAAACAACAAATAGCCTCGCTTAAAGTTGTCATCAAAGTTGCCCGTATGTGCTTtaaacaagaacaaaacaaatcaaacaaacaaaataatgtacataaaTCGAACATAAACGTACAAAACTTTACAATaaattgtcaaaaaataaaaaccaagATTGATCTTTTGTTCTGCTTTGAAGAAGAAACAGCACCATCTAAATTCTTTTCAAGCACTCGCCCTCTCCAAAAAAGCGCAGGTAGGGCGTGGCAAAtacactttctttttttctgcacaTCATCCGTAGTTAAACTACGCAGAGCGCTGAACTGCTGAATAGTATTGGAGCACGCTTGGGTCACTCAAAGGGGTGAGTAAATCTTACTGCTCACCTTCCTTTACCATTTTTACTTTTAGCGCGTTTCAAAGCTCTGAAAGATACACAAAATGTATCTAACAGTTTAACTTTCCACAGCAAGATGACTTCATACACGTGGATTTTATTTCTGCTGGCAGGTCTCGCAGCAACAAGAGCGCAAGGTATGGTTTTCAGCCTAAACGTTTGTGTTGGCGTTTTGTTTTGGTAACAACGCTTGTAACAGTTCGTGTACTGGGACCGTTCGTTCCCAAAATATCACAACTGTAACAGAGAAGTTATTTTTTGACAGTTCTTCTATATACACGTCACTCGTTTATGTCGCTTTTAAATAGTAATTAGTAACAGTTGCCTATTAGCGCAGTTATTCGCCCTGGTGAACAAAGGGTGTGTTGAATGTTTTGAGTTACCCAAGAAATTGGTACGTTGGCTTGACTCTTGGAAATGTAATTTATCCACATACAAACTGCATGACTCACCAACCCTTGGGGAAAATGGCAGGACTTTTAGCACCAAGCTAATGTTTCTTTTTGTAAGACGGCAACATAATGTTTTTACATGTATGACCAAAGTTATGACGTATAAATCAATGCTACAGAAGTAGATACCGATTTTCCCAATTCAGTTTGTTTAATTGGATTTTAACAACTTGAAATTTCAGTGCGGTGAAAACGTGTCAACGTGAATATTGTATCCGCTTTGGTTCTCCAGCTGTAACCATATCCATAAACAATACTGTTTATTTAGGAGGCTTTTAAACTTTAAATCCTGAAAGTCTTGCATTATGCTACATTTGTGGTAAGAACCACTGTGAGATAAGCATGACAATGTAAATATACTGTTTATACACTCCCAAATTagtctttttattgttttaagtttCCCTGAATATTCACATTTCCCAAACTCAAATGTAGTTCTTTTGAAAATGCATTTGATGTAAGTCAATGGCATAAACTTCTGAAAAGACAGATGAAAGGATTTCTCTAGTTTCAGTTCTGACTCAACCACCAGTCACAGTCGTGCATAGAGCAGACATGAAAACAGTCCACATTGCTCTGGCAACATAAGCCACAGGATGTTGCCCTATCAGGCAGTTTCGTGTGGTAGACATGCAGTCGCACGATAAACATCACGATTTTATGTGTAGACTTATTAATTGTCATCTAAAGTGTTTGTTGGTCAATGTGAATCCATCATAGTACACAATAGATTCACACAGTGTATGGATGGGTGGGGTTATTAGTTTAAAGTGAACTGTCAAATTCCAATCATTTAGCCCAGTCAAGACTTTTACCCTTAAGGAATGAGGCTGGTTTATTGATTTGGTGTTTTCTATCTCTTTCCTTCCTTCGCACAAACATTCACAAATGCTTTTTttagatagaaaaaaaaaaaaagtttttatttctttttttaacgggatagttcacccaaaggaaaactgtcatcatttactcactcttgtcttgttccaaacctgtttgagtttttttgttgttcttttgaacatgtattgaagaatgttgaaaaccattgACGTCCACAGTAGGCTGAGAAAATATTACAGAACTGAATGGTTACTGCTTTCAAATATTCTTCAATATATccccttttgtgttcaacagaacagttttttttttgtcctacaCACCTATAATCTCTTCCGGAATGCTGAGTTTGGATCGATTAAAaagttaacactttattttaggtcaCAATTTACACGTTTAACTACtagttataaatataataaaatattatcaataGTAAGGAGTagtataaagtatgatcttattctgcatccctaattctacccaaAATTTAAACACAACTTCTACCTTaccaactattaataaacagctaaacaATACTCTTTCTTTGAGGCTTTTTAAGCTTTAAATACCAAAAGtcttattttatgcaatattgtataaataataataaaaaaatattaaattaattattaaaaagcaTAACACAGCACATATATCTGACATCGGATATTCTATGTGTTTGTTatgctttttaatatatatgaagatgctttgaattgttttttgcaTGCTTCTAAATGGCAATTGGTGTGTACTCTAAAAAGGCTGGGTTGTCGTAATCctacattgggtcaaatataaacaaacccaaccactgtgttaaaaaaaaagaactaacccaatgttgggttacgaCAAGCCAGCTTTTTTAAGAGTTTACAGTGCTAAATCATCTTTGCTAATGATAAAGCATAAAAAAGAACCACtattttttaaacactaattagtagtttattaagctagttgtggtagttaattgtttgttaatatcACAAATTAtgatctaaagtgttaccattgatCATTCTGATCAAATGTAATGATTTACATGCTAATAAAATAGTCCTGAAATTATTTGGccagtaaatttaatttaatgtataggtggtttatgtttattatatatatttagagtGTTACAGTCTAATGCTGATGTATACTTTCATAATTTGGTTGTttgcaaataaattaatgattaagTTCTGCTTATTTGACTGGATGAATCCTTTACTGACCGGAGCTCTGATTGGTTGAAAAATGGAAGCTTGTATAGGCCAGTTTTCTCGATTATGTATGTGTCAGAAAAGAGATTAGATTCAGTTTAACCTTGAGTTCAGTATGGGATTAAACTGGTCATGAAACCTCTAGGGATGGTTTCTTTGAacagaatatttaaatattataacataAAGAAACTGTTTTCTTGCAGAATTGGACCTTGGCGACGCCTTTGGTGATGATGATGAGATCCGTAAGTAGATAGTTCTCTGTATTTATTCCATTTGTTAGTTTTATGTTGCTGTTCTACAATTTGACGTTGCCTaaaaatttgatttattaatatatacatatatatatatacagtagtgccatacttgtttgtgtgcatttgttgtatttaaaaaaaaatcatattattattcacttTAGCCACAGAGAAGCCAAAAGTGAAACCACCCCCACCCAAAAAGTCAGATCCAGGTaacttttatttacaatatttaatacgTTTCCACTCATTTTCtctaaatgtaattgttttgacCTTGTTAGGCTCATGTGAATATATGTAGAGTGCCATTTTAATGTTTCCCCTTTATTATACTTTTGTAGGATTTGATTTGTTAGATGCTTTTGATTCAGGTAAGAGCCAGTGGACTCTCAAAACGCTCAAAAATATCAAAAAGATACATAGCTGATAGATCTAAAGTGTTAATCTAGAAGAAGCAtagagctttatttatttatttatttttacttattttatttatctatttttagctgcttataacttttaaaatagcTTCATAAAGTTTGTTTTATCTCTGTTGTTTACTGTACACAGAGCCTAAAAATCCTGCTGTTGTTCCCCCCAAATCAGTGGAtggtaagatttatttatttatagtttgtgGAAGTTACAGTTTACTTCATGTAGCATAAGGACTAGGATTCTGGTGTGATCTAGGTTTAGTTTTATGTTGTGTAGCATAATATAAGTTATAATTTACATGCAGTGTGCTAGACACTTTATTATAGGATTTATGTGGTCATGGTTGCTCAATATATCTATAgtgcatttatttgttaatttgatACAGTTTGTCTTGGTGAATGAGTGTATTTGTCAAATtcatgtattgtattatatttgcagataaaaaaaaaacagcatctggaggtaaaacatacatacatactagaggtgtgaacctacactggttcacggttcggttacgattatcatgccatcgattcggttcaattcgatatcatgGTGCATTGACAGTGCTTTCCAtacatggttttatattttcttcacagcacagcaattcttgtagtaaaatgtctaaatatatttatatactatttgtaatacaattttgtcctttaatacaaacagtcagatatataaactgtacctttaaacaacatgagcatttatagcaaaaaaacaaatatcagtGTCCCGCTCTCTTTGAGTCCTGTCTAgcaagttctttcttacacccaTTTGATTGGTCATGCGCTCAACTGAAAGGGCTGCGATTAGCTCTACGAGCTTgcactcttcacagatgagtaaaGCCTGGCTTaaacactgataaacagcagcggcgatcacagctgatccatgataaacACACGCTCTGCAgacgcgctcgtgtctgtatcaaGAAGTATCACTGTAACAACCGAGAGTAGAGAAAAAGtgatgccagcaggtcaaatgggccacagtgagggagagagagaaaaatggagtttactttcattctctcaatcgcagtgaaataggggtttctgctgttcagtgttagTGAAAGATTGTCCcgtaaacacacacgcagtgaaattgtgcacagtttatGGGTTTTTAAGTatttggagcgttgtaaatactctcgctcgcctcccttgccatagtaagTTACGGCGACATGGTGCATGTGAGATAAATgccgtcagtacataataactggtaATGATTATcactgaaccgatactgaattgtccgcatctgcatcgcggtTCCCGAAGAAACAATTGATTTTGACACCACAATAAATACAGTATACATCATTTAAATGCaagtataaatatatgtttaataaagcaACTTGTTTCACCAATTAACATGCAAATCAATAACCTGACAATATAaccatatttaattattaatgtaatattttgaCTCCTGCTTAAGCTGTTGATAAcagtttgttttgaaaaaaagaaattatgTTTCATGTGTTTACAAGATCTTACTAGTCTgtatatttctctctctctctctctctctctctctctctctctctctctctctcctctctctctctctctctctctctctctctcttatatatatatatatatatatatatatatgtatatatatatatatatgtataacttGAATGCAAATGTGTAAAGTCAATTGTGTTTTATAAATCTTTGAattttagtgtgtttttattttatcaaatttttttttaagtaataaaactaattcaattaacattttattttcaggtGAGCTGGATCTGTCTGATGCGTTTGGTCCAGGTAagctgtctgtccatccatccatccatccatccatccgatttCATTTATTCACTGAGTCAATTGTCATTTGTTAACTAAATCAGTgtaatgtagtgtttttttttttttttttttagctcctaacctcctagggcttagtgtccacatatgtggacagcacattttagctcttaagtggctatttaaaatactttgaatgttttatattttgttacagacatacagtgtcatcctgcaactgttttgcagcatatgacaTATCCCAAACACTATtcttaactgtccaaaatgggaaaaaaatgtgtttttttactctctgataatcaaagcaagtaaaaaaaaaaattccatgttaaatatacataaaaaaaagttcTTATGTAAATTTGTACCACGAGTCCACATAATAggtccaaatagcaaagagaaataaaaaatgcttgtaaaaaaacttgggccttaagaggttatgaCAATTTTAGATTAATCAAGTAAACGTAAAATTAAAgagtcataatttactcacctacatattatttttaacagaatttcttcttttattttctaAGGGTATGTTTTATTTGTGAAtcgtttcttaaaaaaataaatattggacATAAATgggatatattaaatatttatggatTCAAGCCCCAACTTACTGGCTGTTTTGCTAGTATTTATGGCTAttatcaattcattttttttttctgctatctTTTGCAGCTACTGTCTATCTAACCATTTCGAGGTAACAGATCATGCTGATTTGaatgaatttgtttatttattttacttatttatttctacAGATACAGAGCCCAAAAAACCTGTGGTCCCACCTAAAGAAAGAGGAACTGGTATGTGTCTGCTACTATGTTgctattttaaaacatgaaaacaaacaacATGCCACATTTTGATCTCTCTTCTCTCGTAAAAAGACACACATTTTACTGCTGGTTGGTTGCACAAAGACTCAATGCTCaagtgtttttcaaatatttcatattaccttttttaaaattaaaagaaataaatacacatttaagccAGAATTTAGTGCGTGTAGTTCAAATAAGATGGATAAGCATTAAGCtgcatgatttttattttgatatttcttTAAAATGCCCCATTTTTGCCTTTATGTGACCTTTTACacaatgtgtaatgtagctgtctacggtttttattttagttgaatttttttttttattaagatataACTGGATGATTaacattattgttttaaaaaagatttttttctcaAGTGCTAAAACAAGTTTTCAGgaatttcagtttaatttttgtAACCAATCACTCTACATATACAGTAGttgaaaaaagtatttgcccccttactgatttaatatatttttcatacTTAAATGTTTTAGATCACACAAGTTTTATGACAACACAAGTAAACGcttcatgcagtttttaaataagATTTGTATTGTTAGGGGAAAACATAATCGAAAGTGTTTCCTCACCTTGTTAAACCATAACTTTAGTTAAGTCACCGTTTACTcaaacttcacttgtttcaaacttgttaaactatcttcttttgaACTTggaagaagttattttgaagaaagctgacaatctgtaaccactgacttacctagtgtttgtttttcctatgatAAGTGTCAATGGTTACTTTAGATATCTTCAGTactcaatacatttaaaaaatcaaaagttttgaaccacttcatggtgagtacatttttgggagaactatccctttaaatcaaacTTTTCTCAGACATTCGTAACTGAAACACTGTTGTATAGGCATATACAAATTTAATAAGCCCTCcggtatatttttttctttcaaatatttcccaaatgatgtttaacagagtaaggaaattttacagtgttttctataatttttttttcttctggagaaagctttttattttggctagaataaaaacagttttttattatttttaaccgTTTTAAGTTCAGTATTATTAGCacaatattttttcgattgtctacagaacaatgatttgcctaattacgagttaagcctttaaattgtactttaagctgagtagtggtatcttgaaaaatatctagtaaaatattatgtactgtcattatgggtAAGAAAAATCAGTTATTCAaagtttattaaaacttttatgtttagaaatggaaatctttccattaaacataaattggggaaaaaatatagtgTCCTAATAATTCAAGAGGACTAATAATtatggcttcaactgtatataacaagCTTGCACAATGTAAAATCCAGACTGATACATTAATGTTACTCAAACATTTGAAATTTTAAGCTCTTCTCTGAAATGCGTGCATACAAACTCTCACGTctatgaaaatgtaatttaaacatACTAACATTTTGCTAACGTCAATGAAACGCTTGTATTTGCATACACCTATACATTGGCCTTAAGATATAATTTACTGCATaccaagtaaaaaataaaaaacctttttATGTTAAGCCTATATTGGAAGTTGGGGTtcttcaaaaataattaaaaaaaatgtccctCATCAGATTCGGATCGAATTGTCATAGTCCATAAATCAACACAATTGTTACTGTCCCACGGTGTCCTACAATGTTTTTTCCTACAGTGAAAGAAGGACAAGTGCTGTAGAAAATCTGACCAGTCATATctgattaaaggtgcagtgggtgatctgccaaaatgctaaccgttagcataatagctttgaaaacacagtccctccactgctgtccaaagccacgccttctGAAATCACGAACGTGCACCGTAAAGATGACAATAGACAACCCATCATgccattcgccagttagaaaactttatagtactttataatacccagggcttaatttgtgcgtGAACACTCCGGATCCAGatctggcacctctgaaatctgatccgtcacctcattttaccaatctggcggggtgcaggaattacacctATTACTAAACCATACTTGTAtgttatttcagactgaatattcagagtagcatagtaaacaatatagggagagtGTCACAGGTTCAAAAATGAactgatgtgaatataaaaccaacttcccCTCATAAAGCAGGCTAGGAGGAATATCGctatttacttgtgttttgttattaaactaaaaaaaagaaacaacattatcgatgctgtaaaaaaatactttacaacgtttaaaaaaagtcacatcAATTTTTCACCTGACTATTTCAGTGGCTAAACAACAGTTCTGTGCaaataacccattcgtaaaacaacaaaatgcacatcagctttgcatgactaaaatggttttaaaacatagCATTACCTGTCTaatagaaatacttcagccatggtgtcatccttcctccagcatgcaaaagtaactctaatattgatacaggattttaaaaagttttgattcagcatttgtttttaccgctgtgacTGTCTCGTGTGCACATGAACACGCCAGCACATATAAACGATGCATCTTTCTTTATGTCTTTAGTTTTGTTAAGGTGCCTTGGGATATTTAGGTCTTGAGGATGAGGGTTGGGTTGTTttaacaaaaatagaaaaaaacaaactgtaATGTCGATTGCTTTATTGTATGCAGATTTTCTtttcctttaattaaaaaaatttgagCAGCATTAAAAGACATTTGATTTATATGATGATCATGCACTTTGTAGAGGAATTAgtgatgcagatttttttttcacaaatcatTTTACAGGATATTTGTCATAGGTGCTCAGGATCTATTGCTCATTAAATATTTCTTGTGTAAATTTCACCAAAACAtactacaaataaacaaacagttttGTAATTAAGTTTAGTATGCTTATTTGAATACTCGAGGCGATAATTTAAAAGctcatcacattttattttgctaaGAGACGATTTTGAGCTTGAATGTAAAGAGAAGTAAAACCGGAGAATGTTTATGTGTATTACAGTGCTTGTCTCATGAAATTTTATTGCTCTTGTTTTTTCATTAAGGTGGTGGATCTTTTGATGACAGTGATCTTGCTGGTGTGAATGAGGATAGTGGATACAAACCTGATGGAGGTCACAGTGGaggtttgattgatttatttattttaccatacCACCCTCCCCCATATTCTTTATATCTCTGTTTCCTCAGCCCGAGTTGGTATTGCATATGGAGTTTGAGTTTGTTCATAGCAGATCAAGAGTTCAGAGTGAaatcattattttacaattattattattattttttttttcaatttgaacTGTTGCTAATTatggttctctctctctctctctctctctctctctctctcatatatatatatatatatatatatatatatatatatatatatatatatatatatatatatatatatatatatatatatatatatatatatatatatatatatatatatatatattatatatataataaataaataaggtacaCCCGtacagtacaaaagtgtacctttatttctgactgTGTTGGAAAAATACAGctgatttagtattttatttcacatgattCATTGGAGTTTACCATATGACTTTGACTTAAATAGCTTGACTGTAAATACATTCAGTTTGCTAGATTTTATATCCTATTTTACTAAGTCTAGTGCTGTTTATAGAGTAAATCtgactctgtttttttttgttttttttaagggcGAGGAGGAGCCCCTTCCAATGATGATCAAAGCGGTATTTCATTTCTTATCTGTTTACATACGTTTAGTTGactatttttctgttttttgttttgttttgttttttaaaagtaaatcagcaTTCTACATTTCTTTAACGGCAAACTATTTCTTCTTTGCTGGATGTTAATTTGTgccatttttaatttgtatttttattaggtGGTGGCGCTGAGCAACCTCAaggtaaatattatatttactttttttattcaaaCTGTTCTCTAAAATGTCAAATCACAATAGCTTTTCATCTAACAGTAAATCTCTTGGTGTACCATCAGAAAATGAGGGTTGTTATGGTGTTTACCTTTTGGAGTCCACTAAAATAATGTTGTTCTCACAAATGTTGACACGAGCAAGTGGCTCTGGGTTGTTATTTTGTTTCGGCTTTCTCTCTTTTGCTCTCTTCTCCTCACTTTTGGCAGTTTATTTTTACTGAAGCTCAGTTTATCCAGCATtgtctttctcagcagagttagCATGTGTTCTGTTTtagattatatttttatttttaaattaagaatgAGACCATTCATGAGTCTGACcacaaaaataaagcattttagcCATGGAAACCATGCTAGTCTGGTGACTAACTCTCATGCAGTACTTACATAAGCACAGGGCGGTTCAACAGACAATAACAATTACTATGGGCAGTACATGTTGAGGTTTTTCCACTAGCAGACTGTTTTCCTCTGTGTTGGTTTAAATGGGTGGTGAATGGTTGTATGTGTGGTACCTTTTAGCATTCCTGAAGAGTGCTTGAATTGACTGTTCATACTGCCATTGGCCGTGCCCTAAACCTCTGCTTCGGTTGCCTGTCTGTCGTTGCAGATCTAGACCAGCAGTGGCTCCAGTTTGTCAAGATGCTAGTCGATAATATACCAGAAGCCCTCAGTGTCTGGATTGACAAGTTTAACCAAGTAGCAAAGCCCCTGCTAGAACAGATTCGGGGGCTTCTGAATGTTACCGAGGACAAGGCTGAGCTGTGAATGTGTTGGATAGTAACTTTCTTTTGCTTGTGTTGGGTTTTAAATGGTTTACAGATTGTTTACATGGTTTGAAAGTTATGTTTGGTTATAAGGCTGGGACTCCTGGTGCTCTTTTGAGGATGCAATGCATATTTGGTGAAGATTAAGTGATTTAGTGGTATTGAGTTTGGCAGTGTGGAATGAATCACATTGTATGGGTGAGTTGATTCTTTTTATGGTAATATGGATAGTTATAAGCTTATACACTACTTATCAAAAGTTTGGTGTctgtaataattcattcattaattttacttctgcttagtccctttaatcatcagggttcgccacagtggaataaaccaccagcttatccagtaaaacaatatgttttacgcagtggatgcccttccagctgcaatttagtgctgggaaacacccatacacttttattctcacacagatacactacagccaatttagtttattcaattcacctatagcacatgtctttggactgtgggggaagccggagcacctggaggaaacccatgcaaacatgggtagaacatgcaaactccacacagaaaagccaactgaactgtaaggtggcagtgctaaccactgagccacccatgTTTTAAACTAATCAAAAGTGACTAGTAAgacaaatttgtttcaaataaatactcttcttttgaatttttattaataaaagtaaagAATATTAATAAGTGATTCATGGTTtctacagaaaataaaaataaatcaaagctgcaagcagcgatgaaagggaccttgcACCTGGGCTAACCCCCTTCGGTGGCCTTTGGATAACGGAACAGTGTACAATAACAATttaagctgatatatatatatatatatatatatatatatatatatatatatatatatatatatatatatatatatatataaataacttgaGAAAATTGCAGATTTATACCAAACTTCCTTGTGTCAGCAGATGGCACTATGGTTATAACTTAATATTTGCATATAGATGTCTTCAGGCAGCTCGGACATTGTATGATTGAGTTATAAGTGCCTCTTATTCCATGGTGAaacactgaactttgtcagtccGCCACCAATACGCTCTTTGActaaaactctagatcttcacaatttcacATCACAAAGGTCTTTGGATTATGCTGATTAAACTTGGATTTAGTCTGATAAAATTTGAAAGGGgagttttacactgtaaaacatgtcatttcctcTTGCCAGCCGGTGGCACTATAACTGTAACTGAATATTGACATGTAAACGTGTTTAGGTCAGGACTGTTATTGAACTTGTGGATTTTGTGGCAAATCAAACAATGCATggctgagttataacaacttacTGTTTCATGgtgaaacatcaaagtttgtgaagCCACCACAAACGCCCTTCAGATCTT
This genomic stretch from Danio aesculapii chromosome 1, fDanAes4.1, whole genome shotgun sequence harbors:
- the cd99 gene encoding CD99 molecule, with the translated sequence MTSYTWILFLLAGLAATRAQELDLGDAFGDDDEIPTEKPKVKPPPPKKSDPGFDLLDAFDSEPKNPAVVPPKSVDDKKKTASGGELDLSDAFGPDTEPKKPVVPPKERGTGGGSFDDSDLAGVNEDSGYKPDGGHSGGRGGAPSNDDQSGGGAEQPQGGALAAIISSVGVAVLGAASSYFAYQKKKLCFKMQGGGDPESGKSHGTNSEPQALSNLLRSS